Part of the Micromonospora rhizosphaerae genome is shown below.
TGAACCGGTCCCCCGCGAAGCGGGTCAGCGCGGCGGCCAGCTCCTCGGGCGTCTCCCGCACCTGGGCCAGGTCGAGCAGTTCGATGGCGGCCCGACCGTCGACCGGGTGCTGCGCGGTCGCCTTCGGCCCCGGTGGCATGCCCGCGGCCGGTACGCCGAGCAGCCGCGGCGCGCCGGGCCGCCCGTCCTGGCGGGGCGCGTCCTCGAGCGCCAGCGCGTCGAACTGGTCCCACCGGTAGGTCCCGCGCAGGCCGGACCGGCGGACGTCGAGGCCCTCGGGGCCGATGGCGAAGCGGAACGGGCGCAGCACTCCGACCAGCACCACCGCGCCGAGGGCGATGCTGCCCAGGGCGACCAGGATGGGCAGGACCCGCCCCTCACGGGAGCAGGACAACAGCACCACCCCGCCGACCACGCAGAGGATCGCCAGCGGCAGCGAGCTCCGGTTCCTGTGCAGCTCCACGTCGTACCCCCCGTCCGCGACCGTCCGGGTGCATCATCCGCCTGCCTGTCAAGGGGCGGAAACCGGTCGATCGGGCACGGTTGCTCCGGCGCCGACGGGGAAACCTACGCCGATGAGCTGCTACCGCGACCCCACCCTCCGCGGCGACGGGTGCCCGTCGGAGGAGGAGATCAACTCGACCGGCGTCGGGCGCGACCCGGCCAGCGCGGCCCCGGCGGCGCACCGGACTGCTCCGGTGCCGTTGCCGGTGCCCACGCCGGAGCCGGAGCCGGACCCCGTCCCCGTACCGGGTCCACCGCCCCGCGCGGCCGGCGCAGTGGCCCGCCGACCTGGGCGACGGGGCCGGTCCGCCCCCGTCGCCCTGCCACCGCTCAGACCTGCCGCATCACCTCGGCGGCGACCAACTCCAGGTGATCCAGGTCGGCCAGGTCGAGCACCTGGAGATAGATCCGCCGGCTGCCGATCTCGGCGTACCGGCCGATCTTGTCGACGATCTCGGCGGGCGTGCCGGCGAGGCCGTTCTCGCGCAACTCGGCCGGCTCCCGGCCGATCGCGGCGGCCCGCCGGGTCACCTCGGCCTCGTCCCGGCCGCAGCAGAGCACCAGCGCGTTGGACCAGACCAGCTCGTCCGGGTCGCGGCCGATCTCGGCGCACGCCCACCGGACCCGCTCGAACTGGGCCGCCGAGTCCTCGACCGAGACGAACGGCAGGTTGAACTCGTCGGCGTAGCGGGCGGCGAGGCCGGGCGTCCGCTTGGCACCCGTCCCGCCGAGCAGGATCGGCGGACACGGGCGCTGCGCCGGCTTGGGCAGCGCCGGGGAGTTCCGGACCTGGTAATACTTCCCGAGGAAGTCGAAGGTCTTGCCGACCGGCGTCTCCCAGAGCCCGGTGATGATCGCGAGCTGCTCCTCCAGCCGGTCGAAGCGCTCCCGGAGCGCCGGAAACGGAATCCCGTACGCGCTGTGCTCCTCGGCGTACCAGCCGGTGCCGATGCCCAGTTCGACCCGGCCGCCGCTCATCTGGTCGACCTGCGCGACGGTGATCGCGAGCGGGCCGGGCAGCCGGAAGGTGGCCGCGGTCATCAGGGTGCCGAGACGGAGCCGGGCGGTGTCCCGGGCCAGCCCCGCGAGGGTCGTCCAGGCGTCGGTCGGACCCGGCTCGCCGCTCACCGAACCCATCTTCAGGTAGTGGTCGGAGCGGAAGAAGGCGGCGAAGCCCGTCTCCTCCGCACAGCGGGCCACGGCGAGCAGCTGGTCGTAGCTGGCGCCCTGCTGGGGCTCAGTGAAGATCCGCAGTTCCATGCCCCGAGCATATTGAGCCGAAATGTCCGGCTGAGGGGGAAGGACCCTTGTTAACACCTGTGCAGTGATGCAGCTCTTCGGAGCTGACCTCGTCACATTCCTTGACAGTCATATGAGCCTCGGGGCATACTTTGGTGGTGTCCGTTGACGCCTTCGCCGTCCTGGCCGAGCCGACCCGGCGCCGGATCCTCGAACGGCTCCGCCGCGCCGAGAGCAGCGTCGGCGACCTCGTGGACGCGCTGGGGATGAGCCAGCCGGCCGTCTCCAAGCACCTCAAGGTGCTGCGCGAGGCCGGCTTCGTCACCTGCCGCACGGTCGCCCGGCAGCGGATCTACCGGATCGAGGTACGCCCGCTGCAGGCCGTGGACGGCTGGCTCGCGCCGTACCGGCGACTGTGGACGGACCATCTCGACGCCCTCGAGCGCCATCTCGACAGTCAGGAGTGACGATGGACCGCGACAGCTTCCGACCCGGCCCGCTCGCCGAGGTCTTCTGCATACCCGCCGACGACCGCTGGGACCTGGTGTTCGTCCGCGACCTGCGGCATCCGCCAGAGAAGGTGTGGGCGGCACTGACCGAGCCGGCCCGGCTCGCCGAGTGGGCGCCGTTCCTCGCCAGCCGCGACCTCGGCACGGAGGGCGACGCCACGCTCAGCATGGTGGACGGCGACCAGACCACCGACACGCCGGCCACCGTGCTCCGCGCGGAGCGGCCGACCCTGCTCGAGTACACCTGGGGCGGCGACCTGCTGCGCTGGGAGCTCACCCCGTCCGACGCCGGCACCCGGCTCACGCTGAAGCACCGGGTGGAGAAGCGGGACCTGGCCCCGATGATGGCCGCCGGGTGGCACCTCTGCCTGGACGTCGCCGACCATCTGCTCGAGGGCGACCCGGTCGGCCCGATCCGCGGCGCGGAGGCGATGAACTTCGGCTGGGCCGAGCTGCGCGACGCGTACGCCGAGCGCCTGGACCTTGACCCACCACGGCCCTGAGCGGCCGGCGAGGCCGCACCCGGCCGGCGGGGGCCGCACCCGGCGCCCCCGGGCCGGCCTCAGCTCGCAATGGCCGCGGCGTCCGGGAGGGTGATGGCGGTGGCCGCCTTGCGGATCGGCTCGGTCACCCGGCGGATCATGCGCTCCCGGCCGGGCAGGTGCGGCATCAGCCGCAGCATCAGCACCTGGAACCGGATCTGGGCGGCCGAGCGAAGCACCATCCCCTTCAGGTTGCGCTCGGCGAGCTGCTGGTTCGCCTCGACGAACGGGCGCATCCGCCGCTCGTAGTCGGCGAACCCGGCCGCCGGGTCGCCGCCCGCCGTCGCGAGCGAGGTCGCCAGCACGTACGCCCCGACCAGGCTCAGGCTGGTCCCCTGCCCGGAGGCGGGCGACGCCCCGTACGCGGCGTCGCCGACCAGGCCGATCCGCCCCGCCGACCAGCGGTCCATCCGCACCTGGCTCATCGAGTCGAGGTAGAAGTCCGGCGCGTCCCACATCGCGTCGAGCAGCCGCGGCACCTGCCACCCCACGCCGGCGAACGCCTCCGCCAGCAGCGCCTTCTGCCCGGCCACGTCACGGTGGTCGGGCCCGCCCTGCGGCGAGGGGAACAGGAAGAGGGTCTTGGCGTCTTGAGCGCCGGCGGTGCGGTACACGCCGACCGTCCGCCCGGGGGCGGGGTGCATCAGCTCGGTGCGGGGGACGCCGAACTCGGCCGGCACCGTGAAGATCGCGATGTGGTGGCCGAGGTGCCGTAGGTGCGACGACTCCGGTCCGAAGGCCAGCCGGCGCACGTTCGAGTGCAGCCCGTCCGCACCGATCACCAGGTCGAACGTCCGCCGCGAACCCCGCTCGAAGGCCACCTCGACCCCCTCGGCGATCGGGGTCATCGCGGCGATCGAGTCGCCGAAGACGTACTCCACGTCGTCGGTGGCGGCGGCGAGGATCCGGGCCAGGTCGCCGCGCATGATCTCGGCGTCGTCGCCCTCCCGACCGCCGAAGAGCTGGGCGTCCATGGTGGCGAGCTGGGCGCCCTCGGCGTCCACGAAGCGGGCCAGCCGCATGCCGGTGTCGTGCCGCCGCACCTGCTCCAGCAGGCCCATCCGGTCGACCACGTCGAGGGCGGCACCGCGAATGTCCACCTTGTAGCCGCCCGCGCGCAGCGCGGGGGCGCGCTCGACGACGGTCGGACGGAAGCCGTAGCGACGCAGCCACCAGGCCAGAGCGGGGCCGGCGACGCTGGCGCCGGAGATCAGGATGTTCGTCATGCCCATCACCGTACAAGCGTTTAAGACGTTTGTGCAAGACGTTCGTTCAAGCGATCGGCTAGGCTGTCGGCATGGGAAATCGGGAAGACCTGCTCGCCGGCGCGAAGCGCTGCCTGATGGAGAAGGGGTACTCGGGCACCACCGCCCGGGACATCGCCGGCGCCTCGGGCACCAGCCTGGCCGCCATCGGCTACCACTTCCGCACGACGAAGGCCCTGCTCGACCAGGCCCTCGTCGAGGCGATGGCGGAGTGGGGCGAGGAGCTCCAGCGGGCCCTCGCGGTGGACGCCGGGCCGGACGCCACGCCCGAGCAGCGGTTCGAGGCGGCCTGGACCCGGATCATCGAGTCCTTCGCCCGGCTGCGGCCGCTCTGGGCCATCCAGTTCGAGCTGATCGCCCAGATGGACCGCGCCCCGGAGCTGCGCGAGGCCTTCGCCGCCGCGAACCACCAGGCCCGGCTGGGGCTGGCCGAGATCTTCCACCGCCTCGACCCGACCGCCGACGAGGCGGATGCGCTGCGGCTCGGCTCGTTCCACCAGGCGCTGCTCGGCGGCGTGGCGGCCCAGTGGCTGGTCGATCCGGACAGCGCCCCGTCCGCCCAGGACCTGGCCCGGGCGCTCCGCACGATCTCCGGCCAGTTCACCACCTGAGTGGCGCACCGCCCGCACCCTCTCGTGCTCCGATTCGGACACCCTCCCATCAGCCCGGGACCTCGCGCCGACGGCCTCAGCGCTCATGCGCCCCGGCCAAGGCGAGCAGCGGCGGGGCCCGCGGACCCGCCAACGGGAGCACGCCGGTCAGCTGGCCGGCTTGCGCGTGCGGCGTCGGCGGATCAGCCGGGCACCGACGCTCACCACGGTCGTCCCCGCCGCCATCCCGACCAAGACCAGCACCGCTCCCACCGCCCACAGGCCGGTTTCGTCGACCGACGCGGCGTGCGTCGCCCAGGTGAGGGTGAAGGCGGCCGTCATCACGGGCGCCACCAGCCAGGGACTCAGCCACCAGCCGCCGACCGCGGCTAGCAGGGTCAGGGTGAGCACGCAGCCGGCCACCTGCCACGGCGCGTACGGCCCGCTGGTCGCGCCGGTCTCCGGGTTGACCGTGTACCCGGTGTCCCAGCCCAGCCAGGCCCACCAGGTGCCGACCGTGGCCGCGGCGAGAATCAGACCGCCGAGCAGGTTACGCGTTCGTGTCATGGTGGTCACGGACCGATCCTTGCGCTCGGTGCCGTCGGGCGGATGAGCATTCGTACCAGAATCGTTGAGCGGGGCAGGGAGGGCTACCGGGCCATCAGGGCGCGGCCGTGTCGTGGCCCCGCGGCGTGGGCCCCGGGGCCGGGGCGGTGTTGAGCGTCTAGGACGCGTAGATGGAGATCTTGAAATTGCTCTTCACCACCGGGCCGAAGGTACTCGGCCAGCTACCGAAGGGTTGGGAGTTGCTGCTCCAGCCGCCCTGCCCGGCCGTGCAGGCCGCCATCCCGGTCACGGGGACCGGCGAGATCGAGGTGACGGTCCCCTTCGAGAACGAGTCGTGGGCGTGCTCGGCCATCCTCAGCCTGGGGCCGCCGTCGAGGTCCTCCGGCCCGCCGCCATCCGTCGCCACGTGGCGGACGAAACCTGCGGCGCGGCCGCACACTCCGCTCGACGGACCAAAGTGGAGCGGGCGGGGCTCGAAGCCGCGACCGAGGAATTACGAGTCGGAGCGGTCGGAGTTTGGTGCCCGTTCACGACCGCGCGAGTAGGTGGTCGCCCACAAAGGCGTTCGGACGTCGCCGCCCGAGGCGGGGTTAGCTGGAACCGTTGCCGCCGAGGTACATGGGCCGTTCGAAGAAGGTCTCCAGTACGACGATGGTCTGGGTGCCGGTGACGCCGTCGACGGCGAAGACTCGTCGCAGCACGGCCTGCAGCTGCTCGGTGGTCGAGGTGCGGATCTTCACCAGCAACGACGCCGACCCGGCGATGATGTGCGCCTCCTGGATCTCGGGGATATCCGCCAACGCGTCGCGGGTCGGCGGGTCGCCCATCCAGGCGCTTGCCTGCAGCATCACGTAGGACAGAACGCCGCGGCTGGCCGCGGCTGGATCGACGTCGACGGTAGTACGCCGGATGACACCGCGCTCGCGCAGCTTGCGCACCCGCTCATGGGCCGACCCAGCCGACAGCCCGACCGCCTGGCCCAGGGACACGTACGACTGCGTGGCGTCGACCTGCAGCTGCGCCAGCAAAGCTCGGTCGATGCTGTCCATACGCGCTCCAGGATGTGAAACGGACAACTCTGCTGTTGACCATATCAGATTCGGCAGAGAAGGCTTCTTGTCGAACGTCATACTAAGGCGAGGAGACTTCGGTGGCTGAGACCATCCCTGCCCAGTTCCAGGTACTCGACGAGCGCTTCCGCTACTGCGACGGCGACTACGTCGTCGAACGCCTGCACACCGGCTCACGCAAATCGGAGGGCCCGGTGTACTTCCCAGCCGGGCGCTACCTCGTCTGGAGCGACATCCCCAACGACCGGCTCATGCGCTGGGACGAAACCACCGGCGCCGTCGGCGTCTTCCGGCACTGCTCGGGGTACGCCAACGGCAACACCATCGACCGCCAGGGCCGGCTCATCACCTGCGAACAGGGCAACCGGCGGGTCACCCGCACCGAACACGACGGCACCATCACCGTGCTCGCCGACCGCTACCACGGCAAGCGGCTCAACAGCCCCAACGACGTCGTCGTACGCGCCGACGGCACGATCTGGTTCACCGATCCGATCTACGGCATCCACAGCGACTACGAGGGCAACAAGGGCGACAGCGAGTTCGGTGGCGCCTGCTACGTGTTCCGCCTCGATCCGGCCACCGGCGACCTGCGAGTCGTCGCCGACGACTTCTGCCGGCCAAACGGTCTTGCTTTCTCCCGCGATGAGCAGCGACTCTACATCGCCGACACCCGCCAGGAACCCAGTCACATCCGCGTCTTCGACGTCACCGCCGAGGGCGCCCTGACCGGCGGGAAAATCTTCGCGGACTGCGACTTCGGGCGCTTCGACGGCCTACGTCTCGACGACGCCGGCCGGGTCTGGGCCGCAGCCTGGGACGGCGTGCACTGCTTCGACCCCGACGGCACCCTCATCGGCAAGCTGCTGCTGCCCGAGTCCGTCGCCAATCTCACCTTCGGCGGCCACAAACGCAACCACCTGTTCATCACCGCCGCCACGAGCCTGTACACGCTGCGCGTCACCGTCAACGGCGCCCGTTATCCCGAGCCGATCGAGCAGGTGCACCGGTGAGCCACGCACACCCCGCGTCGGCTGGATGGCAGCGACACATCGCCGAGGACCTGGCGGTGACAGCCGGGTTCGATCCTGCAGTAGAGGCCGACCGCATCGCGCGGTAGGTGATCGTGAGGTTGGATGGGACGCATGATGCGGCGCCTGGCTTCGTTCTCCGCCAGACCTGCCGTCGTCAACGTCTTGGCCGCCATCGCGCTGTTCGCAGGCCTGGCGTGATGGACAGCATGCACATCACGCAGGAGGCTCATCCTGTCTCCTGGAGGCAACGAGGGAGGCAGATGGCGGAGCCACCTGGACTTGTTCTGCGTACACGGCGACTGTTGATGCACCCGATGCGTCGCGAGGAAAGTGACGAGTTCTACGACGCAGTGGTCAGTCAGGACAGCGTCATGCGATGGCTGGCAGGTCGCCGGGCCGGCACTCGGTCCACAGCCGAGGCAATGTGCGAGCAGCACGCGGCGCACTGGGCCAGGCACGGCTACGGCGACTTCGCGGTCAGGGACGCTGACACACACGAGTTCCTTGGACGAGTGGGCCTTCGAAACCGCCCTGCGTTCGGGGTCGATGTCGGCTTCGCCATAAACCCGAAGGCGCAAGGTCGCGGGATAGCTAGTGAAGCCGGGCGCGCTTGTCTGGACCTGGCCTTCGACGCACTGGGGCTGCCCGCGGTGTTCGGGTTCGTCCTGCCCGGCAACGAGCCCTCGGTCGCCGTGTTGACCAGACTCGGCGCACAACGGGCAGGTACCACCATCTCCAGCGGCCGGCACTGCCTCCGTTTCCGCTTCGACCGCTCGTGCCGACCAGCCCGGACCGAACCGGCCACCTACGTAGCCGGAGACATGCGGATCTCGTACTCGGCAGGCCCCATCCGGCCGGAACTCCGGGCGATGCTTGCGGACGGGTATCCGGACCTCGCTAGCCTCACCGCCCCCGGGCTGACCCGGGCGGCCGAGGAACACACCCTCACCGCCAATCACGAGGGAAAGCCAGTGGCCTGCGTGGGGTGGTCGCTGCGAGACATGACCTACGATGGGCTCACGCGGAGGGTCGCAGCACTAGGCGGCGTGCTGGTCCACCATGAGCACCAGGGCGTCGGCACGGCCCGCACGCTGATCAGCGTGGCCATCGAACACGCACGAGCCGGCGACGCGGAGACAGCGCTGCTGATCTGCCCACCGGACATGATCGGCTTCTACGCGGACCTCGGTTGGAATGTCGTCCCCGCACCGGTCACGATCCGGCAGCCGGACGGTGACCAGGTCTGCTCCTTGGGCGTCATGACCTACCACATCGCAGACGTACCCGAACCACGCAAGTACGTCGACATGCAGGGAT
Proteins encoded:
- a CDS encoding DivIVA domain-containing protein, translating into MELHRNRSSLPLAILCVVGGVVLLSCSREGRVLPILVALGSIALGAVVLVGVLRPFRFAIGPEGLDVRRSGLRGTYRWDQFDALALEDAPRQDGRPGAPRLLGVPAAGMPPGPKATAQHPVDGRAAIELLDLAQVRETPEELAAALTRFAGDRFTDSRTSLGLDGLELEFTEGLRGYRMDRVNELIRRARAALARDDRSARLAARSEIEQARAAGLPVALRGYNTGQVDAALDRLCAALTDESATDRKTAP
- a CDS encoding LLM class F420-dependent oxidoreductase, whose protein sequence is MELRIFTEPQQGASYDQLLAVARCAEETGFAAFFRSDHYLKMGSVSGEPGPTDAWTTLAGLARDTARLRLGTLMTAATFRLPGPLAITVAQVDQMSGGRVELGIGTGWYAEEHSAYGIPFPALRERFDRLEEQLAIITGLWETPVGKTFDFLGKYYQVRNSPALPKPAQRPCPPILLGGTGAKRTPGLAARYADEFNLPFVSVEDSAAQFERVRWACAEIGRDPDELVWSNALVLCCGRDEAEVTRRAAAIGREPAELRENGLAGTPAEIVDKIGRYAEIGSRRIYLQVLDLADLDHLELVAAEVMRQV
- a CDS encoding ArsR/SmtB family transcription factor, with product MSVDAFAVLAEPTRRRILERLRRAESSVGDLVDALGMSQPAVSKHLKVLREAGFVTCRTVARQRIYRIEVRPLQAVDGWLAPYRRLWTDHLDALERHLDSQE
- a CDS encoding SRPBCC family protein — encoded protein: MDRDSFRPGPLAEVFCIPADDRWDLVFVRDLRHPPEKVWAALTEPARLAEWAPFLASRDLGTEGDATLSMVDGDQTTDTPATVLRAERPTLLEYTWGGDLLRWELTPSDAGTRLTLKHRVEKRDLAPMMAAGWHLCLDVADHLLEGDPVGPIRGAEAMNFGWAELRDAYAERLDLDPPRP
- a CDS encoding FAD-dependent monooxygenase, which encodes MTNILISGASVAGPALAWWLRRYGFRPTVVERAPALRAGGYKVDIRGAALDVVDRMGLLEQVRRHDTGMRLARFVDAEGAQLATMDAQLFGGREGDDAEIMRGDLARILAAATDDVEYVFGDSIAAMTPIAEGVEVAFERGSRRTFDLVIGADGLHSNVRRLAFGPESSHLRHLGHHIAIFTVPAEFGVPRTELMHPAPGRTVGVYRTAGAQDAKTLFLFPSPQGGPDHRDVAGQKALLAEAFAGVGWQVPRLLDAMWDAPDFYLDSMSQVRMDRWSAGRIGLVGDAAYGASPASGQGTSLSLVGAYVLATSLATAGGDPAAGFADYERRMRPFVEANQQLAERNLKGMVLRSAAQIRFQVLMLRLMPHLPGRERMIRRVTEPIRKAATAITLPDAAAIAS
- a CDS encoding TetR/AcrR family transcriptional regulator encodes the protein MGNREDLLAGAKRCLMEKGYSGTTARDIAGASGTSLAAIGYHFRTTKALLDQALVEAMAEWGEELQRALAVDAGPDATPEQRFEAAWTRIIESFARLRPLWAIQFELIAQMDRAPELREAFAAANHQARLGLAEIFHRLDPTADEADALRLGSFHQALLGGVAAQWLVDPDSAPSAQDLARALRTISGQFTT
- a CDS encoding Lrp/AsnC family transcriptional regulator, whose amino-acid sequence is MDSIDRALLAQLQVDATQSYVSLGQAVGLSAGSAHERVRKLRERGVIRRTTVDVDPAAASRGVLSYVMLQASAWMGDPPTRDALADIPEIQEAHIIAGSASLLVKIRTSTTEQLQAVLRRVFAVDGVTGTQTIVVLETFFERPMYLGGNGSS
- a CDS encoding SMP-30/gluconolactonase/LRE family protein, which translates into the protein MAETIPAQFQVLDERFRYCDGDYVVERLHTGSRKSEGPVYFPAGRYLVWSDIPNDRLMRWDETTGAVGVFRHCSGYANGNTIDRQGRLITCEQGNRRVTRTEHDGTITVLADRYHGKRLNSPNDVVVRADGTIWFTDPIYGIHSDYEGNKGDSEFGGACYVFRLDPATGDLRVVADDFCRPNGLAFSRDEQRLYIADTRQEPSHIRVFDVTAEGALTGGKIFADCDFGRFDGLRLDDAGRVWAAAWDGVHCFDPDGTLIGKLLLPESVANLTFGGHKRNHLFITAATSLYTLRVTVNGARYPEPIEQVHR
- a CDS encoding GNAT family N-acetyltransferase, which codes for MDSMHITQEAHPVSWRQRGRQMAEPPGLVLRTRRLLMHPMRREESDEFYDAVVSQDSVMRWLAGRRAGTRSTAEAMCEQHAAHWARHGYGDFAVRDADTHEFLGRVGLRNRPAFGVDVGFAINPKAQGRGIASEAGRACLDLAFDALGLPAVFGFVLPGNEPSVAVLTRLGAQRAGTTISSGRHCLRFRFDRSCRPARTEPATYVAGDMRISYSAGPIRPELRAMLADGYPDLASLTAPGLTRAAEEHTLTANHEGKPVACVGWSLRDMTYDGLTRRVAALGGVLVHHEHQGVGTARTLISVAIEHARAGDAETALLICPPDMIGFYADLGWNVVPAPVTIRQPDGDQVCSLGVMTYHIADVPEPRKYVDMQGSPV